TATTCTTTTATAAACTGagtcaaactttaaaagtttgattaggaaaaaaatcaaagtagcTTATAATCAGTGATGTGTGGATCCAGATAAAAATAGCTATGGGTAGAAATAAACTAGATAAAGCTATAACCTTCTTCCCTGCTTATAATAtgatgaaacggagggagtagtttactGTGTGTATCTCACACACCAGCAACTATATATAAATGAATTAACATCCATGGATTTGCACGAGCTGCATCAGCTCGCAGAGTCTAAGGCTAAAACAGACAGAGAGAATCGAGAATGTGCACAGTGGTGACCAagtcgccgccggagatcgtCCGGCCATCGGagccggtgacgacgacggcggcgaccagcaAGGTCATTTTCTCGCCCTTGGACAGGCCTCTCGCCATCGTACCGATCGTAGTGTTGCAGGTGTTCGAGCATCCGATCCATGAGCCCGTGGAGACCATCAGGAGGGGCCTCTCCCGTGCACTGGTCCACTACTaccccctcgccggccgcctcgccggcgacgactacGACGACGTGCACATCGACTGCACCGGCGAAGGCGTGACCTTCGTTGCTGCAAACGCCGACTGCACCGTCAAGGAGCTCACGCGCGACATCGACCGCCGGTCACCCGACGCCGCGAAGGCGGTTCTACGCGAGCTTATCGTCGACTACCCGGCGAACGGCTTCGGCCGCGCCGACCCTCTCGTCCTGATGCAGGTCACCGCCTTCGCCTGCGGTGGCTTCGTCGTCGGTGTGACGTGGAACCATGGCGCCGCCGATGGTTTCGGGATCGCGCAGTTTCTCCAagccgtcggcgagctcgcaCGCGGGCTACCGACGCCGGCCGTTACGCCGGTGAGGTGGGACGAGTGGGCGCAGGCGGTGGCCCCTTCCACTGTCATGGCGTCCAAGCGGTTCATGTTCGGCGTGAAGACGCCGACGAAGCTCGCCCTGCACAGCATCACCATCCCGGCGAGGGCGATCAACGGCATCCGAGGTGCCACGGCGTGCACGGTGTTcgaggcggtagcggcggcgctGTGGCGGTGTCGCACCCGCGTGGTGATGTCCGACCCCGACGCCCCCACCGTGCTCGCTATCACGGTGAACTCGCGCAGGTACGTGGGCGTCAGGGACGGGTACTACGGCAACTGCGCCACCGTGCACATGGCCGTGGCGAggagcggcgcggtggcgggcggcgacaTGACGGAGGCGGTGAGGGCGATACGGCGCGCCAAGGAGGAGATACCGGAGAGGTTGAAGAAGGGGGACGTGATCGGCGAGCTGAGCAAGGAGCAGCTGGGTGGGTACGAGAGCGTGCTGCTGGTGACGTGCTGGCGGAACATCGGGTTCGAGGCGGTGGACtacggcggcgggaggacggcgAGGGTGATGACGACGTACGAGCAGAGTGGGGTGCGGCCGATGTGCGTGGTGTGTCTGCCATGGCAaggggaggaagacgaaggaGCCAGGGTGCTGTCCGGCTGTGTCACGCCTCACCATGCCGACGCATTTCTCCGTGAAATAGCTACGCTCTGATCTCGATCTGCACATAAATGATACACTCCCTCCGTATAATTCGTTTTACCTTTTTTTCCTAgccaagtttgaccaaatttataaaaaagtattttagtattttgaacacaaaacaaatatattatcaaaatatattcaatgttacaaACTAGTTTGATATTTGaattgttgctaaatttttttataaatttggtcaaacatgACTAGAAAAATGTCAAACgactataatatgaaacggaaagagagaataataattttatcaatTTATTTGTAACATATGCTGTTAATTAATCGTTGTTATTAATTATATGCTGTTAATTTGTTATATATACGATGTTGGTATATTCAGTCACGTGTAAGTACTCAGAAATTTCAGTAATTCTATCAGATCATGCCATGATTTCTGCACCTACCTTCCGGGCCGTCATGGTTGAGGAAGAAACCATGAGGGCGTTTGCAGCAAACGCTCTCAGGTATAGATGGCTATAAGGCTTGTCTGGCAtggcccggcccaggcacggcccatcAGCGATCGGCCCGGTCGGCATTTCGTGTTGGGTCGTGTCGGTCAATAGGCTGCACCTCTGGCCTAAGCACGGCCAACCAgcagtcgggccgtgccgtgccagctcGAAGGCACgggtggcccatcgtgccttttaaaaaataaatctattttccctctcttttctttgggctgtgacatatatatagctaaaataagtctatttcccttccctcctctttgtgcttatatatatatatatatatatatatatatatatatatatatatatagctaaaataagtctattttacgtccctaTTATTTGGACCGTGACataatatatctatttttactccctattCTTTGTATGCCGGGCCTGGCCTACCATGCCGGCCCGATCGTGCCGGTGGGGAAGCCCAGACACAACCCGGCGGTCGGGCCGGTCCGGCACGGGCCCAACCCCCATCGGGCCGTACCATGtatgggccgggccaaaatgtTGTGCCGTGGGTTGGGCTggcctcgggccttatggccaccTATACCCTCGGGATGCAAGAGATTGTAGCTGACAAGGAACTCCTGGAGAGGTACATCGACGAGTTTATACAGCAGCTTGTTTCTCACGTCGCGGATGGCAGCTGCAACACTGCTGCCCGAGTTCCTTCCAGTTCCAGCTGAGACTATATTTTGTCTCTGTTACTGTAATTTATCGTAATGGCTACGCGCATCACATGTTGATGTAAAGAAGGCGTGGGTTACTCTACCCTTTACATCGCTCTATCTTCCTTGTCCCCATGCATTGTTTACTCCAATAATTATTAACTGTTACGTTCAAGTTTCAGCCAGATTGAACTGTTTATCTTCTTGTGAACCCTGCGCAAAGTCGCCTCTGCAATGGCAGCTCgtgggtgaaaacctagccaCTGCAGCCCCGCTCCACCCAATCCCCCGTCTTTCCGCTGCTGGCCAACCACGCAGCGAGCCGAGATGACGGTGGTGAGGCGGGTGGGGGTAGGGGAGAGATCTGGTGGAGTTCCGGCACAAATCTCAAATCAAATAATAGTTTAGAATTTGTAGGATTTTAGAGAATGTTTTCTGTCAAATGTCAAGTACacagtaaaaaaacaaaccttcTTTTTCTGTCCTACAAAATTAtgcaaaattcatttttttatcactAGTGCAGAAACCCTTTTCTAGGTGCCTCATAACCTATTTATATTGGTGTTTCTCAACCCGTATTAGATGAGGGTGTACAAATAATGACAAAATTTTGTATGTATCCATGAGTTTTTACTGAATTTTATCTCATTCTCTACAGGAAAAGGTCCTACCCCTCCGAGCACTATTTTGGACGCTTTTGGGCTAGGCTGGATAACATGGCATTCCAGTGTGGCAAaaagaatttttaaaaaataatgggccACCTATCAGTGCTCCATATCTCCTCCCATATTCTCTTCTACTTCCTTCCCATCCATTTCTATCTCTACCCTTGAAACAAAGCAGGGTGGCAGCGATAGCGGAGGAGGGGATCGAGCTTATCAGTGaggagctctctctctctccttttggtGGAGGCGGCTATAAGCTTGGGTCTGATGTGTTGGGAGGAGGCACCTGAAGCCTCAGGATAGTTGCGGTGGTCGACAGTCAAAGCGGTCGAAGAAGTCtagggtggtggtggagactggtgtcacacccagaaatttagcccaaattttgaaactattttgtgtattaaatccctgtccaagaccagccagggtacacaaaaagATAAACTAATATGCAGATCCAAACGTACATaaagcgtaaatacttacagaagaggcacttagtcctcacaccgaaaagaaagcagcagcaccggaaaaggcgatcctagcagggcttcagctccactccacatgCAAAACTCAACCGGGGTCTGAGCCTTGATCCTCTAACTTCGTtatcagctcagaagcactacacttctgaaaaggggaaacaatagcaagactgagtacaaccaccgtactcagcaagccacaccaacgatgcagacgtgcaaggggatataaggacggtttgtggctatttgcataaaagcggttgtaaaacattttattgagcaaaacagtaaaactgttgattaacgctacaccacgttgaacaggcccaaccaacccacctgaactacagtgcatttagtcgatttattaagtgtaagactaatcacggtgaatctagttgatcgcccataaccgcgggcacggctattcgaatagttttagtctggccagaggtgcacaactgtacctacaagacacaatccaccagCATGTCACCGCATCATCATGCGTCCATGAtgaacacgtcaccatgtcgagtgattgtaacaagacccttcatataaccccctCTGACCAATCGTACCTCACCTCAGGTTTCACTCCCACTCCCcacaggcagcgggcagtcccctcttgtGCCTAGGTAAATCCGGAAGCGACAAAGGCCGTCGCAGGGTCCACCCCACTCCATCACACCTACCCTTGCCTGGATGTGTCAGCCAGAGaaaagctatacttcaagtcaggcAGTCACCCCATTCCCTCTTGTGGCAAGCGCTGTATGTCTTCCAGTGCATCCCgcaaaccggtccttaactgccatgggtgcgaccagcaaaaccatgcacccacagcccaccatttagtCACATTTTAGTTGAATGATTACGACCAATGAAACATGGTCTGGTGCCTCAAGCACGCAGCTcgttctgatactaaaaaggtctaatactgcagTTATCCCATCGACTGaactagtggtaattaagcatggctaagcatatagttctagctaggtcatcataagtaacacaagctaggcGATTTATTACCCACGGTTGACAAAGGACAAATATCAAGTAATATGGCataagcgagcagataggtaatacccggatcccaTATAATTaggaaaacatgcatatttatttacaaacggtaaaacatttgtaaagtaggatcaaaatgctcaaggggagtggatgacttgccttgcttcttgaaacgatcttctgaactcttttcctcgcgaccgcggacttccgaaacgacggaaactacacgctggcatgcaaaacgaggaaaaactctaataaaaaccaaggaaacagtacataaaaagtaaacaaacatgtagatctcaattttagatgaattttgcaagttgaatggcccaattttgAGCCATTAAatgaatttatataattattaaccGAATTTATTGCACAATTAAACTGATTTATGACGTCACCGAGGGGGAAGTGATGGCACCgtcaagtgggccccacctatcggtgGCTCAAGGGAGGCAGGTGCatggtggaccgggtccacgcaTGCATCGGTCCacgggcgcaccacgtggcagccacgtggcGGCCACAGCGGACGGGGTGagcgaggtggcgccgacgtggcgccacgAGGGCACCTGCGCGGGGCGACACGTGGAAGGCACAGATCGGCCAGAGCAGCGGATCGGGCGGCCATGGGCAGGCGCGGGACGGCAAGGGGCCGGGCGGCCATGGGCGAGCAGTGCAACGGCAGCCGgccggaaggcggcggcgcacacggGAGGCGGCGTGGAAGGGAGAGGGGCCGCACCGAGaggacggggacggcgaggcGAAGACGGGAAGGCGACTGGCGACGAGGATTGGTGGCGGCGCTTCCCGGGTTGCGGTCGgggacggtgctccggcgactCTCGATCGCGGCGGAGGTGCGGCTGAGGGCCAGCGGGACCTGGGGAGCTAAGAGGAGGGGTTAGAGGAGGGATAGGCATCGCGGCATGGCGAGGAACACCGGCCGAGCACGGCGTTTGCGGCGGGACTCACCGGTGAGCGAGGGGAGAAGGTTATGGCGGCTCCCGGCGGCGGAAGGTGGCGTTCGGGCGTCGGCCAAGGAAGAACGTGACGCGGCAAAGCCGGCGTGTCATGATGGTGGCCGAGGTAGCACGGACGGTAGCGGCTCGGGTTGGCAGTGGAGAGGGCGGCTCGGTGGCGGATTGGAGGAacgaggcggtggccggtgcTTGGCTTGGAGCGGTGAAGCCGACAGTGGTGGTGGCACGGCATGGTGGTGGTTAGGGCGGCAGTGGTGGCCGGCTGAAGTCGGCAATGTGGCGGTGGAGCTCAGGTTGGTGGTGGGAGCAGCTTTTCGAGGGTGGAAAAGGAAAACGGAGTGGAGGCCGGGGTGGAGCTCAGCGGGGCGATGccgagggtggtggcggcgcggcccGGCGATGGCTAGGGCGGCGACAGCGCATGGTCGAGGGTCGCCGGCGAACGGCGGTGATGGGTAGCGGCGCGGACGGGTGGTTTTGGGGCATGGGAGGGCTcgggaaaatgggggaaaagggagagcaAGGTGCGGGGACTCTTTTATAGGCTCGGGAAGGCGGGGATCGAGCACGGGGGAGGCGGCAACTGGCGATGGAGTGGGGCGCTGGCGACGCGGGGTGGTGGCAGCGGTTCGGCGCCGGTTCTTGCGGGGGAagtgggggaggaggtggaggacgtGGAGGGGGTTGTGCCCATGCCAGGCGGGAGCGCGCGggatggaggaggtgggcggggGATGCGGCGACGTGGGGCTCGGGCGGCCATGGCAGTTGCCGGCTCAAGctagaggaaggggatgacaggtgggacccacgggcccacctgtcggcgagagggagagggaaggccGGTTGGGGGAGGAGAAATAGACTTTATGGGGAAAGGGGGCCAAGCGGGCTGAGGGAGGGGAGGACTTGGGCCAAGCCCGAAAGGAAGGAAGTGGAATTTAtttgcttttgtttttatttaaattgattgAATGAACTTTGTGTGTTTATAAATAcgtcttgagctccgaaaattcaaggaaaaatccggagagtaaATTAGGGCAccaagaatattacaaaatattctcgggcaatgatttttaaaggaaatttttaatcccctcaataattcacttgattaaattgatttaacttttatttaatttctagagaTGTATTATTTAATGATCTCCCAGGGCGTTACAACTGGTCCCCCAGGGCGCCGGTGGTGGAGCGTGGTCGATAGGAGAATCCCAGGTTAGCAGCGGCCTCATATCCAAAGGAAAGGCGAAGGCAATCAGACCATGTCAATGCCGGCATGGGAGGAGGTCAAGCCACGTGCCAACATGGGATGAAGCGGAGCACTGGTCGctatagggcctgtttgggggagcttaagattctgagaagcagctgctgagaagctagctgctgagaagctagctggtgagaatctggagaagctgtgaaacccagcttctggcttctagttcattttccagattctacaactacggattctcagaatctggataaaaagctggactgtttgggggagcttctggcaactggagattctaggagaagctagagctgctagaagctcccctaaacagggccatagtccAGAAGCTCTCCCGCTGCCTTCTCCTGTTCGTGAAGCATGTAGGGGCCACCGTTGCGGTtgctgttgacggtcgttaccaatcaatttcgaccgtcaatattactaaaatagaggagaactagtgatgcttgcaatgcatatatctgttagaataataaacttccactagtattaggtatactaatcttttgcagagaatgacaataaagtggaggagaattgaCGTCAACACAATCGATAAAtaaatcggacgatgtcgagaaccagacttatgtatgaatgggccaagaactaagaattgacacgacaaactaggccaaaattcacaagtctgcggagaagaacaacagaggaggccgccagccaaactatgggctggttgggccggccccaggttcggccgaacctccctcaTCGCCGCTGGATGCAGGGTTTCTTCTGGACAGTGTGGATtagctcccaatgacggttggagggtatttccgaccattccaaccgtcacaaccgtcattgggaggaatacctcaagcaatagctctctcatttctctcaagtttagtttaatagtatctagctggtggaataggaatagaatagaaatcaggagtccggaagtcttaggaagagttcgggtatggctctagtagcttttctcttctcttttgtaagctttgtacttttattagaatactcttctatatacatctatggtattgaaatattttccgagtatatgagttcCTACTTTactttatgttcatgttatactgaatatacggctagcttatttgggagatgatttggtgcgggtataatgtttgcttatgcaattactctatgtcatgacaatgatattagagtagtatctagtagtttaggcatggtgtctagattacgggatatcataatttggggttatatattgcggatgagaggtgggccgctgatggtgacagctcggTACCGGTATTCCTcagcgccggtatataatcctaagttaattccctaggaagggtattcctccgtatttagccccggttatatggtcatgacgggctgtcgtaaggaactcgacaaTCAGGgttggcttctcgaagtaccaggagggcatcggatatagggtattagctagtatatcagttaactagaatctatgtatactatgtatattagaagtataggaatagattttctttatcttttctttccacttagcttagatgattTATTATGAGAATAAGAAGtactgcttgtgtgtcactctacccttggattatcttaatcCCTGCctaaaatatgattatcacaagtaatatataaattattagttgagttctctctacatgatcttcccacgggataaaataaatacgatacccttggaatactctcgggtgaaatgctacaatggtatatccgtgcgcttgcggataaactctgtgaccataatatactaggagtatttctgcgccattgctgagaattatatttctagtaatgtcgttaagaaataccaacagttgCTAGCTGGGAGCTCCTAAGGCACAGTCTGAGCATTGCCTCCACCTTCTCGTCTTCCTATCCCCACGACTTCACCCTAAGGTGTCATCACCGCCTTCATGCGAGCTCTTCCATCACCGCCTCCCTGCGAGCTCTACCTCCGTATTCACTACAGCCGTGGTGAGGGCGCTGTTGGGCATGGCCAGGGTGCGCTTGCGTGATGGTGGAGAAGGCCCGCTTGCGGCGGTAGCATCAACAGCTAGCCAAGCTCATGgagccccctccctcccctcccaatTCCAATtggccctcgccgcctccgctcacCGAGAGAGGGCAACGAAGGGGGAGAGGAAAAAGAGCAGTGATGACAACCGGGCCCTAATATGCAAAATGATTACACGACATATAGATCACCCATCCAACAGTAGACGATTTGAtttcctccaaccaaacaacatagtgttgacggtcgttaataaaggagaactagttatgcttacaatgcatattcatgtcaaaataaaatatattccaTTAGCACTAGGTTTTCTAacctttttgcagagaatgatcatAAATGAAGGAGAAGTGACAGCAAAACATACGATCAATCAATCAGACACTGTCAAGAAACAGACTTATGGACAAATGGGTTGAGAACACCATTTTCACAAGATCCAACAagcccaaaattcacaagtttgCGGAGAGGAGCAAACGGGGAGGCCACCTGCCAAGAACTGGGCCGGTTGGGCCagcccagggttcggccgaaccagccGCAGTGCTGATGGATGCAGGGTGTGGCTGGACGGCtgggattgatccccaatgacggttggagggtattactgACCTTTCTAACAGTCATAACCGTCATTACTAGCCTATATAAACCCCTAACTCCCTCATTTcttcacacacctcaagcaagaagaatCAAGCTCTCTCTCTAGTTTAGTAGTGCtctcaagctagtggagtaggaatagaatagaagtCTTAGTCCGAGAAGTCTTCGGAGGAATtcaggtatggctctagtagctttactttcttttgtaagacttatacttttattagaatattcttctttatactactCTGGTAGAATATATGATTACCAACTTTATCATACATTCAAACTATATTGattatgatgctagcttatctggtaaatgcaatggtgtgggtataatgatcgTGCATACTATTgttctatgtcatgacgatgatattagagtagtatttcgTAATTTAAACGTGGTTTAGATTACTGGATATcgttatttggggttatatgctgcgaaTACGTTTTGGTGGGtcactgatggtgacagctcaatacgggtattcctccgcgcgtgtatatagtcctaagttactttcctggggagggcactcctccgtatttagccccggttagaTGGTCATGGCGGATTGTCATAAGAaactcggcaatcaggggtggcttctcgaagcacCAAGAGGGCATtagaaagagggtattagctaagtAATCATATAACttggatatatgtatattagaagtataggaatagattctttcTATTCTCTTcgcacttagcttagataatttattatgagAGTATATAATTCTCATGTTGTGTGTCATTCTACCCTATTCATAATCTTAACACCtgtttccctcaaaaaaaaaatcttaacacctgcttagactttgattattacaagtcatatataaattattagtatagttctctctattataatcttcccacgggattaaatataTACGATACCCTTGTGTTGACGACCAAAATTCATAAATCATATATTGGATCCGATGTCAGAACCGAAACGGATTTGCAGAAGATCTGTAGCCTCAAAAACAGAACCCGCATCGGCTACGAGTTGTATCGGCTACCTCTTGCATCGGCTGTTACCAGATCAGACAAGGAGGAGCCGATGTAGCTGATCCTGGCAAGACAATCATGGGATCATTACCGAGGGCAGTTCAAGTGCCGTGCAAGTATTGCCAAGCATGGATTGTGGCtagagaaggcaattgtatctattaattaggatattctagTAGTTTCATTATAGATATTTTCGGTAAGAGTCCGCCTGAGGGACTTGTTCGTATTTTTGAGTTGTAATAGAGATAGAGTCGTGTTCGGCAAGGACATATCGTgtattttgggtataaatatgacctgGGACCCTGTAAATAAACAACatcagttcaataacactttcggcgcatcgccaccattttctattttcattgtttcgacgagttcttgctttcgagtttggctgcatcggttttgattTCTGACGAAAAGGTAAAGATTGTTATGGCAGCTTGcgttcttgggattagtgcttacatctttatgacactaggcaatcaggggtggcttctcgaagcacCAGGAGGGTAttggaaagagggtattagctaagtAATCATATAACTtggatgtatgtataatatgtatgtatattagaagtataggaatagattctttcTATtctctttccacttagcttagataatttatcATGAGAGTATATAATTCTCTTGCTGTGTGTCATTCTACCCTATTCAtaatcttaacccctgcttagcctttgattattacaagtaatatataaattattagtatagttctctctattataatcttctcacgggattaaaaaaatacgatacccttggaatattCTCGGataaaatgctacaatggtatatccgtgcattTGCGGATGAAgtctataaccataatatacc
The sequence above is drawn from the Oryza glaberrima chromosome 10, OglaRS2, whole genome shotgun sequence genome and encodes:
- the LOC127753421 gene encoding acyl transferase 15-like, whose product is MCTVVTKSPPEIVRPSEPVTTTAATSKVIFSPLDRPLAIVPIVVLQVFEHPIHEPVETIRRGLSRALVHYYPLAGRLAGDDYDDVHIDCTGEGVTFVAANADCTVKELTRDIDRRSPDAAKAVLRELIVDYPANGFGRADPLVLMQVTAFACGGFVVGVTWNHGAADGFGIAQFLQAVGELARGLPTPAVTPVRWDEWAQAVAPSTVMASKRFMFGVKTPTKLALHSITIPARAINGIRGATACTVFEAVAAALWRCRTRVVMSDPDAPTVLAITVNSRRYVGVRDGYYGNCATVHMAVARSGAVAGGDMTEAVRAIRRAKEEIPERLKKGDVIGELSKEQLGGYESVLLVTCWRNIGFEAVDYGGGRTARVMTTYEQSGVRPMCVVCLPWQGEEDEGARVLSGCVTPHHADAFLREIATL